Below is a window of Candidatus Parcubacteria bacterium DNA.
ATGACGGCGCACTTGCTGGTCCAGTAGGGAAAAATGTGCAGCTTGTAATCTTCTACTTCGCCATCGGAAGCCTCACCCGTGGGTGATAGTCCGCCAGCACTACTCAACCGGAACCGAGCAAAAGTAGGTGCTCCAGTGACACTCACCACGGCAGTTAAGGGCACATCCACATCCAGAGCGTTTGCGCCCGAATTGAGTACCTGATTGGTAAACACCTGCTCGCCGGCGTCCCAGAAACCGTCACCGTTCCAATCGAACCAGGCATCCAGCAGGCCGGTCTGGCCCGTCAACGTCACAGTGATGGAAGTTTGCAGGCCGGGGACGAACGGCTCATTGAATATCACGCCGTCCTCGTCGTCTGGATCACCCAACGGATTTTCGTCGTCTCCGGTAGCCGTGCCATTCGGCTGGCCGTCCAATTCCGCGTCTATCGTAGCTCCCAAATGAAACCCCGCGACGATATGGTGCCGCGCTCCGTCGTTGGCCAGCGTGGTGGGATAGTCGCCTGGCACAATCGGATTCTCGGGTGCGTCGCCGAAGTCGCGCGGGTCAACTACGCAGAGTGGAAGAATCACATAGTCTGGCAACGTCGGCCTGCCGCCTGAGATGTCATTAAACTGATTCGGCGATCCGGCGGCGAATGTGGCTCCCAGCGTGATCGTGCCGAAAGCCGTGAGGTTGATCGTCCCGTCGGGTCGAACATCGCCGGTGCCGCTCGTCCAACTAATATTGCCGGCAAAGGAACGTACACTGAGCGTGCCGCCGTCGCCTAGACCACCAACAGGATTGGTGTCCCCCTGGGCGGAAATGGTGGCCGTGTTCAAGTTGACGTTGCCGAGTGCTTCGACGACGATCACGCCGCCATTACTACCCCCTGTCGTTGAGTCGGCCTGTATGGCCAAGCCACTGGCGATGATCTCGCTCTTGGTGGACTTTACGGTCACCAGACCGCCAGCATCGGTGTTCTGTTGCAAACCGCCATTGGCGTGAACTGCAAAGGGACCGGTCACATCTCCAATGATTTTGATCGCCCCATCACGCGAGAACAGGTCGATCCAGCCAATGCCTTGCGTGCCTCCCGTGATGCCAATGTCGGCATTGATCTCGCCGTTATGGCTACCCGTGCTGTCGATCGTGATGGAGTGCCCCGCCCAGACTTCCACGCCGCCGGTGGAATTGGCGGGCTTATCGGGCCGGAATGTGCCGTCCAAGTGGTTGGGTGGATTGTTGGGAATTGCATGTCCAGCACCGGTCGATTCCACGAGACCGAAGATCGTGACGCCGCAGCCTTGCAAATGCACCAGATCCGCACCGGGATCCTTCCCCTTGCTACTGACCACGCCCGTATCACTGATCGTCAGGTGGCTGCCAAGATTGTCCTTGACGCCAGCGGTGATGAAAATCGTCCCGCCGCCGGGCGCTTGAACCGCCCCAGTGCCGCTCAAATGGCTTTGGGACAATACAAAGCCATCGATGTCGATATCACCGACCTGGGTTTTAATATCAATCGCGCCGCCGGAACCGGGGTTTGAATCAAAATAGCCGGCGGCAATAAAGGCGCCGGTCCGCACGTCGATCGCGCCGTTGACATCAATGGTGATATCGCCCGAGCCGGTCGGATTCGGATTTCCACCAGCCGTGTCGGAACTCGAAATGGTCGCCCCGCTTTCCATCGCGAGGCTGCCGCCGACGGTCAGCGTGATGTTTCCACCGAGCCCCCCTGAAATTCGATTCTCGGCAAAAATGCCGGTATTCGTGCCGCCGGTGCTTGGGTCATCGCCTGCATTGGTATCCGCCTCGATCAGCACATTGCCGGAGGCTTGAATCACGATGGGGGGTGACGCGCCGGCGTTCGGCGGCACCGCCGGGTCGTTGGCGTTGATGCTGCCGCCGTCTTGAATCGTCAGATTGACGACTTCCAAGATGCTGATGTCGGCGCCCCCGTCATTTGCAGCGAGCGTGGAGTAGAGCATCGGACTTCCCACCGTCAGACTGGTGATGGCAAGAAGTCTTCGGTCCTCAAGAGGCTCGATCTGTAGACGGCGCGCACGAGAACGAAGGCGCTTTTGGCGGGTGAGATGCCTCATAGGGTATCCTTAGTAGAAAGAGATTCGTCGTTGTGAACGTCCGCCACGCTGCCTCACCACCGTTCCTGGTGGAAATATCTGCACCGGACTTGATTCAGACGGCCTCTCCCGCCAGCATGATCTTGAGCGTTTGCTACTTTCTCGTCAAGTAGGATCATCCCGG
It encodes the following:
- a CDS encoding right-handed parallel beta-helix repeat-containing protein, with product MRHLTRQKRLRSRARRLQIEPLEDRRLLAITSLTVGSPMLYSTLAANDGGADISILEVVNLTIQDGGSINANDPAVPPNAGASPPIVIQASGNVLIEADTNAGDDPSTGGTNTGIFAENRISGGLGGNITLTVGGSLAMESGATISSSDTAGGNPNPTGSGDITIDVNGAIDVRTGAFIAAGYFDSNPGSGGAIDIKTQVGDIDIDGFVLSQSHLSGTGAVQAPGGGTIFITAGVKDNLGSHLTISDTGVVSSKGKDPGADLVHLQGCGVTIFGLVESTGAGHAIPNNPPNHLDGTFRPDKPANSTGGVEVWAGHSITIDSTGSHNGEINADIGITGGTQGIGWIDLFSRDGAIKIIGDVTGPFAVHANGGLQQNTDAGGLVTVKSTKSEIIASGLAIQADSTTGGSNGGVIVVEALGNVNLNTATISAQGDTNPVGGLGDGGTLSVRSFAGNISWTSGTGDVRPDGTINLTAFGTITLGATFAAGSPNQFNDISGGRPTLPDYVILPLCVVDPRDFGDAPENPIVPGDYPTTLANDGARHHIVAGFHLGATIDAELDGQPNGTATGDDENPLGDPDDEDGVIFNEPFVPGLQTSITVTLTGQTGLLDAWFDWNGDGFWDAGEQVFTNQVLNSGANALDVDVPLTAVVSVTGAPTFARFRLSSAGGLSPTGEASDGEVEDYKLHIFPYWTSKCAVITQIGECFAIPDVLVDVDSGPLAFDASKVGTLMPATRSIQAAIDYVNAHGDVNGDGKLLVAVTAQDTLVESAACGGIPFIGRDLGGDGFENFIVTNSSGQQLYVMGNSVSIHAADPTKAVATIKSSLGKVTYMDIHGLDSKVAGIKVGGATAAEKNAAAVLVKNTSAQNNVGGVGIWVCDDKVEVSGSQHLTGNKVGIQIDGDNNVLRTNNEIMDNTLLGIKVTGNYNELNDQDVGKSGHANGAGIDVTGNNNNLKGSTVSYNAGIGVRIAGNSNIADDNELLNNAKDAFFLALGNSNQITNNKIFGNGGDGIEVTGNSNLIKKNAIGDKNKGNGGDGIRVVGNLNQILENEIFANWGDGIELLGDNNTITKNKVGDKSKGGNGLGNVAGNRDGIRVTGKTNLLEENTVSANKGYGFYIAGAASTGNKLKNNKGNADGSGSTSENGQAEYKFDAAIVNLGGNKKDNANFTSTAVGTYE